The Desulfurobacterium indicum genome has a segment encoding these proteins:
- a CDS encoding ATP cone domain-containing protein, translating into MKKRKYVISDSGEKYPFSRGVLVKSLMKLGLSIDDSYKVADRIARTFKDEITLKELSKRVYKELKESYGKEIARKYKNYLKNKEILVEEDNCRASVPFSKGILANSIRSAGLDTAEAFQIAKSVEKVLRLSGKQSVKRKEIRSLVERILTERYGRDVAARYLVWRKLKNLKKPIIVLISGATGVGKSKLAAELTTIFDINRMVSTDSVREVMRKMISKDLVPSIHVSSYEAGKVIYRFGEMSKEEKIVYGYLDQSEKVLTGVQAIIDRAIKENVSLIVEGIHLIPGAFKESREIEKAHIVPILLTTLDEDIHKSRFKTREKVSQRTSKKYLKNFKSIRLIQNYLYKLAKEEGIPIIDNIDFDQARQKAIEVITDRLLREVEIS; encoded by the coding sequence GTGAAGAAGAGGAAGTATGTTATAAGTGATTCGGGAGAAAAATATCCATTTTCTCGAGGTGTTTTGGTTAAATCTCTCATGAAACTGGGACTTTCAATAGATGATTCTTATAAAGTTGCTGACAGAATCGCCAGGACATTTAAAGATGAAATTACTCTTAAAGAACTTTCAAAGAGAGTGTACAAAGAGCTTAAAGAATCTTACGGTAAGGAGATAGCAAGGAAATATAAGAACTATCTTAAAAATAAAGAAATACTGGTTGAAGAAGACAACTGCAGAGCTTCTGTTCCTTTTTCAAAAGGGATTTTGGCAAACTCCATAAGAAGTGCTGGCTTAGATACTGCTGAAGCCTTTCAAATAGCTAAGAGTGTTGAGAAGGTTTTAAGACTTTCGGGAAAGCAGAGTGTAAAGCGAAAGGAAATAAGATCTCTTGTCGAAAGAATTTTGACTGAAAGATACGGTAGGGATGTGGCAGCTCGGTATCTTGTATGGAGAAAATTAAAAAACCTTAAGAAACCAATAATTGTTTTGATATCTGGTGCTACCGGTGTGGGAAAATCAAAGCTTGCCGCCGAGCTTACGACAATTTTTGACATAAACAGAATGGTTTCTACCGATTCAGTCAGAGAAGTTATGCGGAAGATGATTTCAAAAGATCTTGTTCCTTCTATTCACGTTTCAAGTTATGAAGCTGGGAAAGTTATATATCGTTTTGGAGAGATGTCAAAAGAGGAAAAGATAGTTTACGGTTATCTTGATCAATCGGAAAAAGTTTTGACAGGTGTACAGGCAATTATAGACAGGGCGATAAAAGAGAATGTTAGTTTAATTGTTGAAGGTATTCACCTTATTCCCGGAGCTTTTAAAGAATCTCGTGAAATTGAAAAAGCTCATATTGTTCCCATTCTTCTCACAACTCTTGATGAGGATATCCATAAGAGCCGTTTCAAAACTAGAGAAAAGGTTTCTCAAAGAACCAGTAAAAAATATTTGAAAAACTTCAAATCCATAAGGCTTATTCAGAATTACCTCTATAAACTTGCGAAAGAAGAAGGAATCCCTATAATAGATAACATAGACTTTGATCAAGCAAGGCAAAAAGCCATAGAGGTTATAACAGACAGATTACTTAGAGAGGTAGAGATATCATGA
- the crcB gene encoding fluoride efflux transporter CrcB, which translates to MIFLYVGIGGFLGAISRFLIAGFVQKLTGSTFPFGTLTVNVLGSFIIGILAMLFKDIIAPEWKGFFITGFLGALTTFSSFSYETVALIQDGMLLQGIMNIVFNVSLCLTATVTGMYLYTRFLRVV; encoded by the coding sequence ATGATATTTCTCTATGTTGGAATTGGAGGTTTCCTGGGAGCTATTTCAAGATTCCTGATTGCAGGTTTTGTTCAAAAGCTTACCGGTAGCACATTTCCTTTTGGTACTCTTACCGTTAATGTTCTTGGAAGCTTCATTATCGGTATTCTTGCCATGCTCTTTAAAGACATAATTGCTCCTGAGTGGAAAGGATTCTTTATCACTGGCTTTTTAGGAGCTTTAACTACATTTTCATCATTTAGTTATGAAACAGTTGCACTTATTCAAGATGGTATGCTTCTTCAAGGGATAATGAACATCGTTTTCAATGTATCTTTGTGTCTTACAGCAACAGTTACGGGTATGTATCTCTATACAAGATTCCTGAGAGTGGTATGA
- a CDS encoding TlyA family RNA methyltransferase has protein sequence MKKERLDKILVNRNLVKSRERARALIMAGKVLVNGSIVDKAGTKIPVDAKVELKGEDIPYVSRGGLKLETALKAFNINPGNWICLDVGASTGGFTDCLLKHGARKIYAVDVGRGQLDWKLRNDDRVISIEQFNARYLTEKEVPEKVDLIVIDVSFISLTKILPVVKKFLKDGGRIIALIKPQFELSKKEVDKGKGVIRSPELHRKAIDKIAAFAKKEGLYPVDIVLSEPRGPKGNKEFLILLTKDLKDELLTGDRIEKEILKS, from the coding sequence ATGAAAAAAGAGAGATTGGATAAGATCCTTGTCAATAGGAATCTTGTTAAAAGTAGAGAAAGGGCACGTGCCCTTATAATGGCTGGGAAAGTTTTGGTTAATGGTAGCATTGTTGATAAAGCAGGAACAAAGATTCCTGTTGATGCGAAGGTTGAACTGAAGGGAGAAGATATTCCTTACGTTTCGCGAGGCGGATTAAAGTTAGAAACTGCATTGAAGGCCTTTAACATAAATCCTGGAAATTGGATTTGTCTTGATGTTGGTGCTTCAACAGGAGGTTTTACAGATTGTCTTCTAAAGCACGGTGCGAGAAAGATTTATGCTGTTGATGTTGGCAGGGGGCAACTTGACTGGAAGTTGAGAAACGATGATAGAGTTATTTCCATAGAACAGTTTAATGCGCGTTATTTGACAGAGAAGGAAGTTCCTGAAAAGGTTGATCTGATAGTTATAGATGTGTCTTTTATATCCTTAACAAAAATATTACCTGTTGTTAAGAAATTTTTGAAGGATGGAGGCAGAATAATTGCTCTGATAAAACCGCAGTTTGAACTTTCAAAAAAGGAGGTAGATAAAGGTAAAGGGGTTATCCGATCACCTGAGCTTCACAGAAAAGCCATAGATAAGATTGCTGCTTTTGCGAAAAAAGAAGGGCTTTATCCTGTTGATATTGTTCTGTCTGAGCCAAGGGGTCCCAAGGGAAATAAAGAATTTCTGATTTTGTTGACAAAAGATTTGAAAGATGAGCTTTTGACCGGTGACAGGATTGAAAAGGAAATATTAAAGAGTTGA
- the rnr gene encoding ribonuclease R, producing the protein MEEKIFEALHKLNKPLKAREIAKFLGIPPEEREALREKLKEMARNGKLVKLKGAKYALPEKLNLIVGKLCAYKEGFGFVDPLEGGKGVFVAGRNMAGAMNGDIVAVQVTKEGKDGKREGKIVSIIDRAVKKVVGRVEKYKKHCFVVPEDRRIRYDVILTSEDFKNVEDGDYVVAEIISYPSETRGPVGRVVENLGKSGSKLDIELIIRKYDLPVEFPSEVLEEAEKVPQEVSESDLKGRVDLREQLTFTIDGETAKDFDDAVAIKKLPNGNYKLFVHIADVSNYVKPGSALDKEAYNRGTSVYFPDRCIPMLPERLSNGICSLNPDVDRLTFTCEMEINKHGIVIDYKIYESVIHSKARLTYDIAQRIIDGDEEAVKQFPHVVESLRHMYELAQILHRKRYKRGSIDFDLPEPVVVLNAEGEPVDIYKAERLWSHRLIEEFMIVANETVAEFMFWADYPSVYRIHESPDREKLAEFLNFVKSLGIKVPNIKNDIQPKLLQKILEQVTGKPEEKLVNYLMLRTMARAKYSPDNIGHFGLASTCYTHFTSPIRRYADLQLHRLIKMALKGKFNSENIPFWEEELEKICKHITERSINADEAERDVIQLKQLQYAAGRIGEVFEAIVTGVSEQGLFVETVDELIPGFVHVSALKNDYYICIPKQYCLLGERTKTLFRIGDRVLVRLVAVDVENRKAEFEVVKKLQLSR; encoded by the coding sequence ATGGAAGAAAAAATTTTTGAAGCTTTACATAAATTGAATAAGCCTCTTAAGGCAAGAGAGATAGCTAAATTTTTGGGTATACCGCCTGAGGAGCGGGAAGCTTTAAGAGAGAAACTAAAAGAGATGGCCAGAAACGGAAAGCTTGTAAAACTCAAAGGTGCCAAATATGCCCTGCCGGAGAAGTTAAATCTTATTGTTGGAAAATTGTGTGCCTATAAAGAAGGGTTTGGTTTTGTTGATCCGCTTGAAGGCGGTAAAGGAGTTTTTGTTGCCGGTAGAAACATGGCAGGTGCTATGAACGGGGATATAGTTGCCGTTCAGGTTACGAAAGAAGGTAAAGATGGAAAGAGAGAAGGGAAGATTGTTTCCATAATTGATAGGGCAGTTAAAAAGGTTGTTGGTAGAGTGGAAAAATATAAAAAACACTGTTTCGTTGTGCCGGAAGACAGAAGAATTCGTTACGATGTAATTCTGACTTCGGAAGATTTTAAGAATGTTGAAGACGGGGATTATGTTGTTGCGGAGATAATCTCTTATCCTTCTGAAACAAGAGGGCCGGTAGGCAGGGTTGTGGAAAACCTTGGCAAAAGTGGTTCTAAACTGGACATAGAATTGATTATCAGGAAGTATGACCTTCCCGTAGAGTTTCCATCGGAAGTTCTTGAAGAGGCGGAAAAAGTACCTCAGGAAGTTTCCGAATCAGATTTAAAGGGAAGAGTTGATTTAAGAGAGCAGTTAACGTTTACGATAGATGGTGAAACGGCTAAAGATTTTGACGACGCGGTTGCAATAAAGAAGTTGCCTAACGGTAACTATAAACTTTTTGTTCATATTGCTGATGTTTCCAACTATGTAAAACCGGGAAGTGCCCTTGATAAAGAAGCTTACAATAGAGGAACAAGTGTCTATTTTCCGGATAGATGTATTCCTATGCTTCCTGAAAGACTCTCCAACGGTATCTGTTCACTTAATCCTGACGTTGATAGGTTAACCTTTACCTGTGAGATGGAAATAAATAAGCACGGGATAGTTATTGACTATAAAATTTACGAAAGCGTTATTCACAGTAAGGCAAGACTTACCTATGACATAGCTCAAAGGATAATAGACGGTGATGAAGAAGCTGTTAAGCAGTTTCCTCACGTTGTTGAATCTCTCAGGCACATGTATGAACTTGCTCAAATTCTTCACAGAAAGAGATATAAAAGAGGCAGTATAGATTTTGATCTTCCAGAACCGGTAGTTGTTCTTAATGCCGAAGGTGAGCCGGTAGATATATACAAGGCAGAAAGGCTCTGGTCTCACAGACTTATAGAAGAGTTTATGATAGTTGCTAATGAGACAGTCGCAGAGTTTATGTTCTGGGCAGATTATCCTTCTGTTTACAGGATTCACGAATCTCCCGACAGGGAAAAACTTGCGGAGTTTCTTAACTTTGTTAAGTCTTTAGGTATAAAAGTTCCAAACATTAAAAATGATATTCAGCCAAAACTTTTGCAGAAAATACTGGAGCAGGTTACCGGAAAGCCGGAAGAGAAGCTTGTTAACTATCTAATGTTGAGGACTATGGCGAGGGCAAAGTATTCTCCTGACAACATAGGACATTTCGGTCTGGCTTCTACCTGTTACACTCACTTTACATCTCCGATAAGACGTTACGCCGATCTTCAACTTCACCGCTTAATAAAAATGGCATTAAAAGGTAAATTTAACAGTGAAAACATACCTTTCTGGGAGGAAGAACTTGAAAAAATATGTAAACATATTACTGAAAGATCTATTAATGCTGATGAGGCAGAAAGAGATGTTATTCAGCTTAAGCAGCTTCAGTATGCTGCCGGCAGAATAGGAGAAGTTTTTGAAGCAATAGTTACAGGTGTTTCCGAACAGGGCCTTTTTGTGGAAACTGTTGATGAGCTGATTCCAGGTTTTGTTCACGTTTCTGCTCTTAAAAATGATTACTACATCTGCATCCCTAAACAGTATTGTTTGCTTGGAGAGAGGACAAAAACACTTTTCAGGATAGGTGATAGAGTTCTCGTGAGACTTGTGGCTGTAGATGTTGAAAATAGGAAAGCAGAGTTTGAAGTTGTTAAAAAGCTTCAACTGTCTCGCTGA
- the rpsT gene encoding 30S ribosomal protein S20: protein MPNIKSAKKRLRQNIKRRERNRIYVRRLKTESKKVLKAVEEKNLELAKEQLRIAMKYIERAAARGVIHKNEASRRMSRISKAVAELEKELAQG, encoded by the coding sequence ATGCCGAATATAAAATCTGCTAAGAAGCGTCTTCGTCAGAACATCAAAAGACGCGAAAGAAATAGAATATATGTGAGAAGACTCAAGACAGAATCAAAGAAGGTTCTTAAAGCTGTTGAAGAAAAGAATCTTGAGCTTGCTAAAGAGCAACTCAGGATTGCTATGAAGTATATTGAGAGGGCAGCTGCCAGAGGCGTTATTCATAAAAACGAAGCTTCAAGAAGAATGTCAAGAATTTCTAAAGCTGTTGCAGAACTTGAAAAAGAGCTTGCACAGGGCTAA